One window from the genome of Maylandia zebra isolate NMK-2024a linkage group LG18, Mzebra_GT3a, whole genome shotgun sequence encodes:
- the bcl6ab gene encoding BCL6A transcription repressor b — protein sequence MHRVSRKLLQGYDSMATTADDCIQFTRHAGDVLLNFNRLRSRNILTDVSIQVDGQLFRAHKAILVACSGFFYSVFMDPENANLSAISLDPKVDPKAFSILLDFMYTSCLNLNDTVVVTTLNTAIYLQMEHVANTCHRFIKSRSVQSEEIQRNSLHLAEEISALRPDYVNNCTPNMPLPHESRGYMPSVFRGINTSGSYHVYGDVCIAAEKLEGSPNIRCSLVPTTNMAHNESNAIISHSLPSHVGYLPSIIRPAVAHSSFQGPVPPMEEDSIQHPQTNCVRTSPGFNKGVICSPQSPLRSDCQPNSPTESSSSRNASMSLKWQSDCPKDMKARNWKKYKFIVMNQTSDGNEKEAQGNNANATGAMSPTPSPGKSSEAGGHSDAQAEEGAGDHQEESPRSQSVDSTSCSSVSNNRCSTCGCDSPQCMEAGHLSPDSYSKDDSTKLHSDYSTSSCENNSYICNGCDSKFSDEDSLKEHMAQVHSDKPYKCDCCQAAFRYKGNLASHKTVHTGAKPYHCNICGAQFNRPANLKTHTRIHSGEKPYKCETCGSRFVQVAHLRAHVLIHTGEKPYPCEICGTHFRHLQTLKSHMRIHTGEKPYHCEKCDLHFRHKSQLRLHLRQKHGAVTNTKAQYRRSPGNILTGLANSC from the exons ATGCACAGAGTTTCGAGGAAACTTCTACAAG GTTATGACAGCATGGCCACGACTGCAGACGACTGCATTCAGTTCACACGCCATGCAGGCGACGTCCTGCTCAACTTCAACCGCCTGCGCAGCAGGAACATCCTCACCGATGTGTCCATACAGGTGGACGGACAGCTTTTCCGAGCTCACAAGGCCATCCTGGTGGCTTGCAG TGGCTTCTTTTATTCCGTGTTCATGGATCCTGAGAATGCAAACCTCAGTGCCATCAGCTTAGACCCCAAAGTAGACCCCAAGGCTTTCTCCATCCTTCTAGATTTCATGTACACATCCTGTCTGAACCTTAACGACACTGTGGTCGTGACCACCCTGAATACAGCCATCTACCTCCAGATGGAACACGTGGCCAACACTTGCCACAGATTCATTAAGTCCAg GAgcgtgcagagtgaagagaTACAGAGGAACTCATTACATCTGGCTGAAGAAATCTCTGCTTTAAGGCCCGACTATGTAAACAACTGTACACCAAACATGCCCCTTCCTCACGAGTCCAGAGGCTACATGCCCAGTGTTTTCAGGGGGATCAACACGTCTGGCTCCTATCACGTCTATGGTGACGTCTGTATTGCTGCTGAGAAATTAGAAGGTTCTCCGAACATTAGATGCTCACTAGTACCCACCACCAACATGGCTCACAATGAGTCCAATGCCATTATCTCCCACTCACTCCCATCCCATGTCGGTTACCTCCCCAGTATCATCCGCCCGGCAGTAGCTCACAGCAGCTTTCAAGGACCTGTTCCTCCAATGGAGGAAGACAGCATTCAGCACCCACAAACCAACTGTGTAAGAACGTCCCCAGGCTTTAACAAAGGTGTCATTTGCAGCCCCCAGAGCCCCCTTAGATCTGACTGCCAGCCAAACTCACCCACTGAGTcgagcagcagcagaaatgcAAGCATGAGCCTCAAGTGGCAATCGGACTGCCCCAAAGATATGAAGGCCCGCAACTGGAAGAAGTACAAGTTCATCGTTATGAACCAGACTTCGGATGGGAATGAAAAGGAGGCTCAAGGAAACAACGCTAATGCTACCGGCGCCATGTCCCCTACACCAAGCCCTGGCAAGAGCAGTGAGGCAGGAGGACACAGCGATGCCCAGGCAGAAGAAGGAGCTGGTGACCATCAAGAAGAAAGTCCCAGGTCTCAGAGTGTGGACAGCACAAGCTGCAGCAGTGTCAG CAACAACAGATGCTCCACATGTGGCTGCGACAGCCCTCAGTGTATGGAAGCAGGCCACCTGTCTCCTGACTCATACAGCAAAGATGACTCCACCAAGCTACACTCGGATTATTCCACCTCCAGCTGTG AAAACAACAGTTACATCTGCAACGGGTGCGACTCAAAGTTCTCAGACGAAGATTCTCTCAAAGAGCACATGGCCCAGGTCCACAGCGACAAGCCATACAAGTGTGACTGCTGCCAGGCTGCCTTCCGCTACAAGGGCAACCTGGCCAGCCATAAGACTGTTCACACAG GTGCAAAGCCATACCACTGCAACATCTGCGGAGCTCAGTTTAACCGGCCAGCCAATCTCAAGACTCATACTCGTATCCACTCTGGAGAAAAGCCATACAAGTGCGAAACGTGTGGGTCCCGATTCGTCCAG GTGGCCCACCTTCGTGCACATGTGTTAATTCACACGGGGGAGAAACCGTACCCTTGTGAGATCTGCGGAACGCACTTCCGTCACCTTCAGACACTCAAGAGCCACATGCGCATTCATACAGGAGAGAAGCCTTATCAT TGTGAAAAATGTGACCTCCACTTCAGACACAAGAGTCAGCTGAGGCTTCACCTGCGACAGAAGCACGGGGCCGTCACTAACACCAAGGCTCAGTATCGCAGGTCTCCTGGCAACATCCTTACAGGCCTGGCGAACTCCTGCTGA